Genomic segment of Candidatus Magasanikbacteria bacterium RIFOXYB2_FULL_38_10:
AAAAATTAATATCTGATAAGAATTTTAGCATAGAATTAGTAATTACCCCACCGGATAAACCTATTGGCAGAAAAAAAGAAATTTTTTTTTCTCCAGTTAAAAACTTGGCCTTAAAAGAAAAGATTAAAGTAGAACAGCCGGAAAATTTAAAAAATACTGCTTTAAATTTAAATTTTTTTGATGTAGGCGTGGTGGCTCAATATGGCTTTCTTATACCAAAAAAAATTCTAGAAATGCCTAAATTTGGAATGATTAATGTCCACACTTCTCTTTTACCTCTTTATCGCGGACCATCTCCTCTGCAAAGCGCTATTTTAAATAATGAAAAAAATACCGGTGTAACCATAATGAAGATGGATGAAGGTATGGATACCGGTCCGATTTTAAGTCAAAAAAAAATCAGCATCAATCCGGATGATATTTATCCTGTTTTGGAAAAAAAACTGGCACAAAAGGGATCCGACTTGTTAATACAAACTTTAAAGGATTATTTGCAAGGAAGAGTTGAACCACAAAATCAGATTGGCTCGCAGGCAACTTATACTAAAATTCTGCAAAAAAACGATGGTAAAATTGATCCTCAAAATTCTTGTCAAAAAATTTATGATAAATGGAGAGCTTTCTTTTCCTGGCCGGGAATTTTTTTAGAAGTTAATCCTTTAAAAATTAAATTAGTCAAAGTTGAATGCATTGAGGAATCCTTAACCCATTTATCCCCCGGATATTTAGTGGAATTCAAAAAAAACCGCTTAGGATTAATTTGCGGTGATAAGAAAATTCTAGAAATATTAGAAATTCAGCCGGAAAATAAAAAGATAATGTCCGCCTCCTCATTTATTTCCGGATATAAAAAATTATTAAACACTCTTTAATTTGTGCTTAGAAAGAACAAAATTTTTCCAATAAAAATATTTTTTTAGGGTCGGCAAGGGCAACCAAGGCATTTTATAAAGAAAAGAAGGCAGCCAACTGCTTAATCCATTGCTCCGTATATTAGCTTTAAATAAAAATTCCGGTACCCAAATGCCGGTTTTATTTTTTTCCAACATCGTCAGCCACATATCCCAATCTTGAAATTTTTGCAAATCTTCATCAAAGCCGGGAAAATCCCCCCTTCTAATTAAAGAGGCCATGGGGATAAAGTTAAAGGTTTTTAATTTTTGAGCATTAAATTTTTGACAGGGAAAGTCTTTCCATCCGAATTTAAAAGAAGAATAAGCGTAAGAATTTTCAGGGTTATTTTGTAAGGCAGTTAAAAGTTTTTCTAAAAACAATTTATCGGCTTCAAGATCCGCATCCCAAAAAATAACAAATTCGCCTTGAGATCGCTTAAAACCAAAATTTCTGGCTGCCGGTGCTCCTTGATGCGATCTTTCAAAAAAAAGAATCTGAGGAAAAAGTTTAGTTAAAATATTTTTATCATAAGAAGCATCTTTGGCATTAGAACCATCATCCACAACGATAATTTCTATTTTTTTAAAGATAGTTTGTTTAACTAAAAACTTTAATGAGTTAAATAGCTCTGTATAATGATTGTAAACGGGAATAATTACAGAGATTAAAGGATTGGGCATATTTAGTGATTTTTATAATTCCTATGAGGCGAGCGACGGAATGCACAAGCGCCATGACAGCGCTTATATTTCTTTCAACTTAGCAAACTGTTCCTGACAGCTAAATCTTTCTTCAACCAATCTTCTACCAGCCTCCCCCATTTCCCTAGCTCTATCTTTGTCAGACAGAATTTGAATAAGCGCCTGTTCGAGGTCGTTTAAGGATTCTGGATCAATAATTAAGCCGGTCTGATTGTTAATAACAGCCTCCGGTACACCACCGGAATTACCGGCTATCACAGGTTTACTGTAGGCTCCGGCTTCAAGGAAAACTGTACCAAAACCTTCTGCATCAGGACCTATTTGTCTTGAAGGCATAACAAACACCGAACATTTTTGATACCAGTTAGATATTTCTTCGTCAGCTAAATTATTAAAGAATAAAACTTTTTTATCAACCTGCAAATTTGCAGCCATTTTTTTTAATTCGTTTTCATATCTGCCAGAGCCAATAATGATATATTGAGCATTAGGAAAAAAATGCAAAATTTTCGGCATAGCCTCAATTACCTTATCAAAACCCTTTCTTTCAACCAATCTTCCCACCGACAAGATCGTTTGTCCTTCTTCTGGAGTTGATTTTATCGAATTTATTTGAAACGGAAAAGCAACACACGGGTAAATAATTATTATTTTTTTTGAATTTAAGCCTAATCTTTCTAATTCTTTTTTAGTAAACTCGCTATTAGCAACCACCCAATCAGCCGAACATAATATTTTTTTAAGCCAAATTTTTTTCCACCAAAAATTCTGAGGAAATAAGATATCCATACCGTGAGTAAACACCAAGTAATGAATACCAAAAAAACTTTTAATAAAAAGAGCGATATAACCCAAAGGCAGTACCTGTCCTATAAAAAGAAAATCAAAATTATTTTTTTTGATTTCTTTCACTGTTTTAAACAAAAGAGGGATCCATTTAGGCCAAAATTTTCCTAAGGTCTCCTGAAATAAAACAGTGATATTCAAATTAGAAATTTTTACTAAATTATGGTAATAACGAGAAACTCCTCCCTTTAGGGGGGGGAAATCCAGGGTTAAAAATAAAATTTTTTCTTGTTTACTTAGATTCTTCATAATAATTTTTTCTGAAAATTGACAGAAATTCATCCACTTCTTTTTTACTTAAAATTTTAGTTATCCACAGCAAAAACAAATAGAACAGACCACCAAAAGTTATCAAGAGGCCCAAAAAAATAAGGGTCTTGACAAAACCTGTTGGAGTAAAAATGTTTATCAGCCAAATTTTAAAATAATTAACCGTAACTCCCATCAAAAGAGAGGAAAGAAAAATTTTTAGGATAGTGAACCAATAACTTTTTTTATGCATGCCAACAATTTGTGGAACTGCCGAGTACCCAAAAAATAATAGAAATGAGTTACTTGCCACTGCCGCTAAAGCCGCTCCCTTTATTTCCCAAATTGGTATTAGTATTAAATTTAAAATTATATTTAAACACATGGTTAAAACCATAGCCGTTGTTTGCCAAGCTTGTCTATTACAGGCGTTTAATAGAGAACCGACAGGAAAATCTAAAAAAGCAAAAACCAAACCAAAAACTAGTATTTTTAAAGCAGGAATAGAAGAAGAGTAAGTCAAACCATAGACCTTATTTATAAAAACATCAGAAAGAACATAAACGCCAAAAGCCAAGGGAAAAGCAATTAAAGACAAATAAATAACAGCTTTTTCGAAAAGATACTTTAATCTTTCTTTATTAGAGATAAAAGAGTGGCTCATGGCGGGATACAAAGAAGCGGCAAAGGCCATGGGAATAAACTGAAAAGCAAAAACCACTTTGTTGGGAATACTATAAAACCCAACGCTTTTAGTATTGATGAGGATAGAAATAAGCACGGCATCAATATAAGAGTAAATTTTAGTGGAAATTCCAGCCAAAGAAAAAGGCAATGTCAGTTTTACTATTTTTTTAAAATAGTCCTTGTGCCAAATTAGTTTAATTTTTATGTTTAAACGACTAACAATCGTTAAAGAAAAAATGAAGTTAAAAAAACTACCGGCGCCTAAGGCTACAAGTAAAAAATAAATGGGTTGTTTTAAAACCAACGCTATAACCCCGGCGATAATAGTTAAAATTTGTCCAACAATAACACCAAAAGATTCATAAAAAAGATTTTGCAAAGACCTTAAAACTCCGTAAAAAGCCAAAGAGAGAGAATCCAGGATCATTAAAATGCCGGAAAGAAATATTAAAAAACGCAATTCACCGGAGTATCCTAACGGATAAGTAATCAAAATTAAAAAAACATAAGCAAATACGGCTAAAAATATCTTTAAAAAGATAACTTGACCTAACCAAATGTCAATTTTTATTTTTTCTCTAGCGCCTTCTCTTATTAAAACTTGTGTTAAACCCAGATCGGCAAAAATAGAGAAAAGGCTGGAAAAGGACAAGGCAGTGACATAAAGACCAACATTCTCTACACCCACGAATCTAGCTATTAAACTAAAATAGATAAAAGAAAAAATCTTCTGGCCAATATAAGCCGAGGTTAAAAAGAAGGTATTTTTAGCTATTTTAGCTGTCATAGTCTGGTTTAATACTATCAAAGTTATCACTTCTTTTCAATAAACAAATCACCCCCTGCCTCTTTAAAGAAGAGGCAGGGGGGGATTACCCTTAAAGTTATCCCCCAATTAATAAAAAATCCGAATTCTGAAAATTGGCGGAAGGTGAGGGATTCGAACCCTCGATACCTTGCGGTATGCACGCTTTCCAAGCGTGTGCACTAGACCACTATGCGAACCTTCCTTTTTTAATTTTTTTCAGCAACTTCAAACCAATAAAAACTAAAATTAAACTCCCCCATTGCGCCACGGTAAAGCCACCATATCTTGCATCAGCTCCGGCAATATCATCAGCTCGTAAAAAATCCAGTAAAAATCTGCCCATACCATACCACAAAAACAGCCGAGAAGACAAGAGGCCGGACGTAGATAACATTTTAAGACCCTTTAAGGCAAAAATAATTAAAAGTGGCACTAACATCAATATCTCCAATAAGGCCATATCTAACCTGGGCCCACTGGTAAAATTAATAGCCAAAAAAGAGTTAAATAAAACACCCAAATGATCATGAATTAACAAACAACCCATTCTTCCCACTGTCCAACCAAAAGGAAAAACAAAAGCCAATATGTCTAAGTAATGCCAATCAATTTTTTTCTTGTACCAAAACCAAAATAATATTATTCCCACTCCCGCAAAACCGCCAAAAGAATCCAAACCACCTTGCCAAATTTTAAAAATCTCCAGTGGATGCCAAAGATAAAAATTCCGGCTGTTTTCTAAAAAAACATAAAATAATCTTCCTCCAACCAAAGAGGCGATGATAATCCAAATCAATAAATTCAGAAGTCTATCTTTATTTAATTTTTGCTTTTTAACCAACCAAGAAGCCAAAAAAGTGCCAATCAAAAAACCCAAAGAAACAAACAAGCCCCAAGATTGAATTTTTAAAAATCCTATTTGCCAACCGGTTGTGCCAAAAAAGGGTATCATTTTGCTAATTTAGGTATATATTGTTCCGCTTCTTCAACACTATCAACAATTTTATACAAATCAACATATTCCGGAGCAATAGTGTCATATTTTTTAAGCAAGGTCTCGCGGATAAATTTATCCAAAGGTTCCCAATACTTTTTGCCGTATAAAAGCACAGTCATCTCGCTCATTTTTTTAGTTTTCATCAAAGTTAAAACCTCAAACAACTGGTGTAGAGTTCCAAAACCGCCGGGAAAGAATATAAAGGCCTTGGAAGGAACGGTCAGCATTAATTTTCTAATATAAGGAAAATTAAAACTTAAAGATTTGGTAAGATATTGATTAGTTCTGGCCACATCCTCAAATTTTAAACTAAAACCGATGGATTCAGCACCGGCTTCTTTGGCGCCTTTACTAGCCGCCTCCATAATCCCTGGGCCGCCACCGGTAATTACCATGTATCCCTTCTTGCCTAAATTAAAAGACATTTTTTCCGCCGCTTGGTAATAAGGACTTTCCGCGCCCAAACTATTGGTACCCAAAATAGTAATATCATCTCTAACTTCGCGAGTTAAGAATTCAAATCCCTCCACCACCTCCGCCATGATTCTAAAAATTCGCCAATTCATTGTTTGAGCGCAATGCGGATCGGCGGGATCCGATGGATCACATAAAACCTTATGCACTCCCGACCGACGGACAATTTCCACAGCCTCCTCGGCCGAATCAACTACTTGCAGTAAATCAAGATGGGTTTGACTGATGGATCCAATTAATTCCAATGGGCTTTGTTTTAAAAAGTCAATTAAAGGATTCCAAAAATCTTTGCCCACAGCAATAACCGGAATTTTTTTAACTTTGCCGATTTCTATTAAATCCAAAAGTTCAAAAATTTCATCCATGGTACCATAACCGCCGGGAAAAAAAATAGCGGCTTCGGCCGGTGAAACCAGCATTATTTTTCTGATAAAAAAGTAATTAAAACCGGCATTCTTGGTTACGTAAGGATTAAGAATCTGCTCCTCGGGTAGTTGAATGGAAATAGCCACTGATTCCGCACCGGCTTCTTTTGCTCCCCTATTGCCCGCCTCCATTACTCCCGGTCCTCCACCGGTAATTACCGCGTAACCCTGTTTTCCCAAAAATAAACCGCATTCACGCGCTTCTTTATAAGCAAAAGAATCTTCTGTAGAACGAGCTGAGCCAAAAATAGTGGCGGTTTTTTCAAATTTTCCCAGTAATTGATAGCCGGAAACGAATTCCGACATAATTCTAAAAATTTGCCAAGTATCCCTGTAGTTTACCGGCTCATGAAATTTTTCAAAAATACGAGCCTTTTGTTCAAACAGACTGTGATAATGATGCGGACTGATTTTTCTTTTAAACATAAAATATTAGTTATTGATTTTTTCTATTCTCTCTCCGATTGATAACAGAAAATTTTCGGAAAAATGCGGCCCAATGATCTGCAAACCCACAGGTAATTTATCTACCAAACCATTAGGAACAGATAAAGCGGGCAAACCGGCTAAATTGACCGGCGCGGTATAAATATCGGATAAATACATCTGTAATGGATCATTACTTTTTTCCCCTATCTTAAAAGCCGTGGAGGGAGCAGTGGGAGTAATTAAACAATCCACTTCTTTAAAAACTTTTTCAAAATCTTCTCTGACTAAATTTTGTACTTGTTTGGCTTTTTTGTAGTAGGCGTCATAATAACCGGAGGATAAAGCAAAAGCACCTAGCATTATTCTCCTCTTTGCCTCTGCCCCAAAACCCGTAGCTCGACTTTTTTTATAAACACCTTTTAAATCTTCCCCTTTATTCCTTATAGACAAACCATATTTTATACCATCAAACCTGGCTAAATTAGACGAAACTTCAGCGGGCATAATTAAATAATAAGACGCCAGAGCGTATTCGGAATTGGGTAGAGTTACTTCTTTTATTTTTGCGCCCTCTGCTTTTAGCAGTTCTACTTTTTTTAAAATATTATTTTCTACTTTGGCATCTA
This window contains:
- a CDS encoding methionyl-tRNA formyltransferase, producing MYKVVFFGTQEFAKEILEKLISDKNFSIELVITPPDKPIGRKKEIFFSPVKNLALKEKIKVEQPENLKNTALNLNFFDVGVVAQYGFLIPKKILEMPKFGMINVHTSLLPLYRGPSPLQSAILNNEKNTGVTIMKMDEGMDTGPILSQKKISINPDDIYPVLEKKLAQKGSDLLIQTLKDYLQGRVEPQNQIGSQATYTKILQKNDGKIDPQNSCQKIYDKWRAFFSWPGIFLEVNPLKIKLVKVECIEESLTHLSPGYLVEFKKNRLGLICGDKKILEILEIQPENKKIMSASSFISGYKKLLNTL